Proteins encoded in a region of the Lycorma delicatula isolate Av1 chromosome 6, ASM4794821v1, whole genome shotgun sequence genome:
- the LOC142326618 gene encoding KIF-binding protein: MDQNTGNSSVDQDTLIDLAEKYEKVETLLEESRRDPETEPYKSKYAAMKILKEMKSKLVGLLDDIRSSDVLYERLKAMLGAVWLSMGTVSVDTEELSSGEEYLSNCLKSLEENSLKPCNILIVLSSLNQLGILWSNRGENEKSHGFLIQAEQLYNEYHEQVDEIPNEICNLFSMNEKPKLQTKAEKSIEKIHTLTLYYLAQIYGALGNPIKSSVYCHNTLKRQLEGKDSDPVEWALNSATLAQFFMEKSAFRLARHHLAAACYVLEQHETSLLASNDYNEEERAAMMERVNHRFADVARCWAKYGVVLLSASKDRLMSSDDYSETPNVTPAKSNAVYPEFSGLQFTILELSSYEEEVTANHVLMYDDAKLVFLNAQQWLNRAKEFYSLENHASDYVQIIQDWSQLYRYLAFFKDDPAEQCKLHKKRINLLEDVIAELNPSYYSCVCRELWFELGETYSTILDAKVQRMQDNPERPTAHALKKINFLASKAINAYNSFLDLLKDIKTKEFPKEFSADLEHAALISYFYLGRLYSKLVSPDKAVQLQNTKKSYEHYKMVVDYCEVNENAKQHIAMELSVCVEMVKLLPVKMLKISSVI; the protein is encoded by the exons TAATTCAAGTGTAGATCAAGATACTTTGATTGATCTAGCAGAGAAATATGAAAAAGTGGAAACATTACTAGAAGAAAGCAGGAGGGATCCAGAAACTGAACCTTATAAATCTAAATATGctgcaatgaaaatattaaaagaaatgaaatctaaACTTGTCGGTTTGCTTGATGATATAAGATCATCTGATGTTTTATATGAACGTCTTAAAGCGATGTTAGGTGCAGTCTGGCTTTCTATGGGTACTGTATCTGTAGATACTGAAGAATTATCTTCAGGAGAAGAATATTTATCTAACTGTTTAAAATCATTAGAAGAAAATTCATTGAAACCTTgcaatatattaattgttttaagttCTCTAAACCAGTTGGGTATTTTATGGTCAAACAGAggtgaaaatgaaaaatctcATGGATTTCTTATACAAGCAGAACAATTGTATAACGAATATCATGAACAAGTTGATGAAATACCTAATGAAATATGCAACTTATTTTCAATGAATGAAAAACCGAAATTGCAAACAAAAGCTGAAAAATCGATTGAAAAGATACATACATTAACTTTATACTATTTGGCACAGATATACGGTGCTTTAGGTAATCCTATTAAATCATCTGTTTATTGCCATAATACTTTAAAGCGACAGTTAGAAGGTAAAGATTCTGATCCAGTTGAGTGGGCACTTAATTCTGCTACTTTAGCACAATTTTTCATGGAAAAAAGTGCATTTAGACTTGCTAGACATCATTTAGCAGCTGCATGTTATGTTCTTGAACAACATGAAACTAGCTTATTGGCCTCTAATGATTATAATGAAGAAGAACGTGCTgctat gaTGGAGAGAGTCAATCATCGTTTTGCAGATGTAGCACGTTGTTGGGCAAAGTATGGAGTTGTTTTGCTGTCGGCTTCTAAGGATCGTTTGATGTCTTCTGATGATTATAGTGAGACACCTAATGTTACACCAGCTAAATCTAACGCAGTTTATCCAG agTTTTCTGGACTCCAGTTTACTATTTTGGAATTGTCCAGTTATGAAGAAGAGGTTACAGCAAATCATGTTTTAATGTATGATGATGCAAAACTTGTTTTCCTAAATGCCCAGCAGTGGTTAAATAGAGCAAAGGAATTTTATTCTCTTGAAAATCATGCGTCTGATTATGTTCAAATAATACAAGACTGGAGTCAATTGTATAGATATCTTGCTTTCTTTAAAGATGATCCAGCAGA gCAATGTAAACTtcataaaaaacgaataaatttattgGAAGATGTTATTGCTGAATTGAACCCGAGTTATTATTCCTGTGTATGTCGTGAGTTATGGTTTGAATTAGGTGAAACTTATTCGACTATCCTTGATGCTAAGGTCCAGAGAATGCAAGATAATCCTGAACGACCTACTGCTCATgcgttaaagaaaattaattttcttgctaGTAAAGCAATTAATGCATACAACAGTTTTCTTGACCTTCTGAAAGACATCAA aacaaaagaGTTTCCAAAAGAGTTCAGTGCCGATTTGGAACATGCAGCTTTAATTTCCTACTTTTACTTGGGTAGGTTGTATAGCAAACTTGTGTCGCCAGACAAAGCTGTTCAGTTGCAAAATACTAAGAAAAGTTATGAACATTATAAG aTGGTTGTAGACTACTGTGAGGTGAATGAAAATGCTAAACAGCATATTGCTATGGAATTATCTGTTTGTGTTGAAATGGTTAAATTGTTACCTGTGAAAATGCTGAAAATTAGTTCTGTTATTTAA